A window from Ovis canadensis isolate MfBH-ARS-UI-01 breed Bighorn chromosome 4, ARS-UI_OviCan_v2, whole genome shotgun sequence encodes these proteins:
- the LOC138439783 gene encoding GTPase IMAP family member 5-like translates to MCSDRRRRRELKCRIIFIEVGKTGSGKSATGNSILCQPMFGSNLGAEAVTRKCQRATGMRNGRTILVVDMPPIFEAEAQDQEVYENIRACDLLSVPGPHVLLPPTQLGHFREQDMVAITRVKEVFGAGAERYMVILFTNKEDLEGGSLDGYVANIDNFRLRSLVRKCGWWYCAFNNWASGDEQREQLAQLMAMMEGLEGEHQGTFLTNELFFDERMLQQMGGGTCGEGQRHYLDKVWLQVAKQKQDMKEAKRN, encoded by the coding sequence ATGTGCTCTGACAGGCGGAGGAGGAGGGAGCTTAAATGCAGGATCATCTTCATTGAGGTAGGCAAAACAGGCAGTGGGAAAAGTGCCACCGGAAACAGCATCCTCTGCCAGCCCATGTTTGGGTCCAATCTGGGGGCCGAGGCAGTGACCAGGAAGTGTCAGAGGGCAACAGGCATGAGGAATGGGAGGACCATCCTGGTGGTAGACATGCCCCCCATCTTTGAGGCCGAGGCCCAGGATCAAGAGGTGTATGAGAATATCAGAGCCTGTGACCTGCTGTCAGTGCCAGGGCCCCACGTGCTGCTGCCGCCAACCCAGCTGGGGCACTTCAGAGAGCAGGACATGGTGGCCATAACCAGGGTAAAGGAGGTTTTTGGGGCAGGAGCTGAGAGGTACATGGTCATCCTCTTCACCAACAAGGAGGACTTAGAGGGTGGATCCTTGGATGGGTACGTGGCAAACATAGACAACTtcaggctgaggagcctggtccgGAAGTGTGGGTGGTGGTACTGTGCCTTCAACAACTGGGCCTCCGGGGATGAGCAGAGAGAGCAGCTGGCCCAGCTGATGGCCATGatggaggggctggagggggagCATCAAGGCACCTTCCTCACCAACGAGCTCTTCTTTGATGAACGGATGCTCCAGCAGATGGGGGGTGGCACCTGTGGAGAAGGTCAGAGGCACTACCTGGACAAGGTATGGCTGCAGGTTGCAAAGCAAAAGCAAGACATGAAAGAGGCCAAGAGAAACTGA